Proteins encoded within one genomic window of Suricata suricatta isolate VVHF042 chromosome 17, meerkat_22Aug2017_6uvM2_HiC, whole genome shotgun sequence:
- the PIK3R6 gene encoding phosphoinositide 3-kinase regulatory subunit 6 isoform X5: MPGRGPRGDLDAELDLQRSVQAVLRELSAQAPALQSDRGMWRWSLHKKVERDPGKSPALVRILLRELEKAESEDIRHVIIPLLHTLMYVVTKATGITEELYRRTYAFCTRLLTLPAPYCTVALDCAIRLKTETVVPGTLYQRLVIAEQNLTNELYPYQERAFLFVDPELVSPSVCSALLLELEAAQVQQTPEACMRHVVSHALQAALGDNCHASALQRTLQASPRQALERYFHAVVAAVEQMASEPSPSREGHLERLEEIYCSLLGPAAARGRCGGDPLQDPQPSIPLPSPHITFHLWTDEEQLWKELVLFLRPRSQLCLSADLEALDLQGLWPDRELARVSMLSTDSGIERDLPPGADELPVPGSPEMERAGLQRKGGIKKRVRLPDVFMPACWDGPPGLHRRTGRPSGDGELLPGVSRLHTARVLVLGDDRMLGRLAQAYHSLRKRETQKFCLTPRLSLQLYYIPVLAPEKLASPCKHSELREVATFLGRADPWYESIVNTLCPAIHKLAEMPPSLDTSRTVDPFILDVITYYLRMGTQPIYFQIYTVKIFRDLSQQPAEDIFLTELKVKIQDTKSPKDGFSPRRRGATEGPGAELNICYQKALLSHRAQEVTVSLRATGLVLKALASSDTEGSGPAHAPPSAPVMDHTCLNVSVTEVVKSSNLAGRSFSMVTNTFRTATVQIQSQDQRPLTLLLDKDSRRTFKDVVRLEVSPCPEPCSAAHKSKAPRPSSHKQEAEGTKAKPKPLLMPINTFSGIVQ, from the exons ATGCCGGGACGGGGGCCACGCGGGGATCTAG acGCCGAGCTGGATCTCCAGCGGAGTGTCCAGGCCGTGCTCCGGGAGCTGAGCGCCCAGGCCCCGGCCCTGCAGAGTGACCGAG GCATGTGGCGGTGGTCCTTGCATAAGAAGGTGGAGCGAGATCCCGGGAAGAGTCCGGCTCTGGTCCGCATTCTGCTCAGAGAACTGGAGAAG GCGGAAAGTGAGGACATCCGGCACGTCATCATCCCCTTGCTGCACACGCTCATGTACGTGGTCACTAAG gccacGGGCATCACAGAAGAGCTCTACCGGAGAACCTATGCCTTCTGCACAAGGCTGCTAACGCTGCCCGCCCCCTACTGCACGGTCGCCTTGGACTGCGCCATAAGGCTGAAAACCGAGACGGTGGTCCCAG GGACTCTGTACCAAAGGCTGGTCATTGCCGAGCAGAACCTGACCAATGAGCTGTACCCCTACCAGGAGAG AGCGTTCCTCTTCGTGGACCCCGAGCTGGTGTCCCCATCCGTGTGCAGCGCCCTGTTGCTGGAGCTCGAGGCGGCCCAGGTGCAGCAGACGCCGGAGGCCTGCATGCGCCACGTGGTCTCCCACGCCCTGCAGGCCGCCCTGGGCGACAACTGCCACGCGAGCGCCCTCCAGAGGACGCTGCAG GCCAGCCCTCGCCAGGCCCTGGAGCGCTATTTCCACGCCGTGGTGGCAGCCGTGGAGCAGATGGCCAGCGAGCCCAGCCCGAGCCGGGAGGGACACCTGGAGAGGCTGGAGGAGATTTACTGCTCGCTGCTGGGGCCGGCGGCCGCCAGGGGGCGCTGCGGCG GTGACCCCCTGCAGGACCCGCAGCCTAGCatccccctgcccagcccccacatcACCTTCCACCTGTGGACGGATGAGGAGCAGCTCT ggaagGAACTGGTGCTCTTCCTGCGCCCGCGCTCCCAGCTGTGCCTCAGCGCCGACTTGGAGGCCTTGGATCTGCAGGGCCTCTGGCCGGACCGGGAGCTGGCCCGGGTGTCCATGCTGTCCACGGACAGCGGCATCGAGCGGGACCTGCCCCCGGGGGCTGACGAGCTGCCCGTCCCCGGCAGCCCCGAGATGGAGCGCGCCGGGCTGCAGCGCAAAGGCGGCATCAAGAAGCGGGTGCGGCTCCCCGACGTCTTCATGCCCGCGTGCTGGGACGGGCCCCCGGGTCTGCACCGCAGGACGGGCAGGCCCAGCGGGGACGGCGAGCTGCTGCCCGGCGTGTCCCGCCTTCACACGGCCAGGGTGCTGGTGCTGGGCGACGACAggatgctggggcgcctggcgCAGGCCTACCACAGCCTCAG GAAACGGGAGACCCAGAAGTTCTGCCTCACCCCCAGACTCAGTCTGCAGCTCTACTATATCCCCGTGCTGGCGCCTGAG AAACTGGCATCGCCGTGCAAACATTCAGAGCTCAGAGAGGTGGCCACGTTCCTGGGCCGCGCAGACCCGTGGTATGAGAGCATCGTGAACACCCTGTGTCCGGCCATCCACAAGCTGGCAGAGATG cccccctccctggACACATCGCGGACCGTGGACCCCTTCATCCTGGATGTCATCACCTACTACCTTCGCATGGGCACCCAGCCCATCTACTTCCAGATCTACACAGTCAAG ATCTTCAGGGACCTGAGCCAACAGCCTGCAGAGGACATTTTCCTCACTGAGCTCAAGGTGAAGATTCAAGACACCAAATCCCCCAAAG atGGCTTTTCACCCAGGAGGAGGGGCGCGACCGAGGGCCCAGGGGCCGAGCTCAACATCTGCTACCAGAAG gccctgctcAGCCACCGGGCCCAAGAGGTCACCGTGTCCCTGCGGGCCACTGGGCTGGTCCTGAAGGCCCTTGCCTCCAGTGACACTGAAG GTTCTGGGCCCGCCCACGCCCCACCATCTGCTCCCGTGATGGACCACACGTGCCTGAATGTCAGCGTGACAGAGGTCGTCAAGTCCTCCAACTTGGCCGGAAGGTCCTTCTCT ATGGTGACAAACACCTTCCGGACGGCCACCGTCCAGATTCAGAGCCAAGACCAGAGGCCCTTGACGCTGCTGCTGGACAAGGACAGTCGGCGAACGTTCAAGGACGTGGTCAG ATTAGAGGTTTCTCCCTGCCCAGAGCCATGTTCTGCGGCCCACAAGTCCAAGGCACCACGGCCCAGTTCACACAAGCAGGAGGCGGAAGGGACCAAAGCCAAGCCCAAGCCACTTCTCATGCCCATCAACACGTTCTCCGGCATCGTCCAGTGA
- the MFSD6L gene encoding major facilitator superfamily domain-containing protein 6-like → MSANPQWDISKALGVARLFHLVCGVRDACVTPFLTLYLRQLGLAAPWVGILMGTKHLIAALWGPFCAFLVKSYQKRRVLMVGSLLGSVGASLLMVLVPPLDKDLLSGPCNASHGATPTAPPPGAAPTWTFASNSPPGAPGPPANRSPGTVEASGFGKGPAESVHQAFGHPRDYAMDPVERARTTSGAGHPVTSPVKDSPREGAFKVDRTALPLHAGGPALGSSANWSGAESNTGALGLSSEGWRQTFLLSLGSVVFWELLVAPLEQVADDSLYEYLDFVDATDRYRSLWVWRLLGMSAGVCGIGALVGQLECSPVTSGPRGALHFYGYSLVSVLALLVSVAFPVPACRRREPSYRAVKALSLVAGDPRLLVLALTVFLTGAATSTVQNFLFWHMQDRGSSELVMGVSVALGLVAEIALHPLKATLLRKLTRVGTVGLGLGCLAGQLLYYAFLWSWWSVLPAQALSAFSSGALWWAVKASAEHLGTPGTQRPLGAMFRGHFSGGGSSLGSFVGGFVVMYFGLAVLYQACCVVLLLWLALFLSIQQALPQEQKINYSKLLVMEASDTSDSEQGTERDWLVRAMREEHSD, encoded by the coding sequence ATGAGCGCCAACCCCCAGTGGGACATCAGCAAGGCGCTGGGGGTGGCCAGGCTCTTCCACTTGGTGTGCGGGGTCCGGGACGCCTGCGTGACTCCGTTCCTGACCCTCTACCTGAGGCAGCTGGGCTTGGCCGCGCCCTGGGTTGGCATCCTGATGGGGACCAAGCACCTGATCGCAGCCCTCTGGGGTCCCTTCTGCGCCTTCCTTGTCAAAAGCTACCAGAAAAGGAGGGTGCTAATGGTGGGCTCGTTGTTGGGCTCGGTGGGAGCCAGCCTGCTGATGGTCCTGGTGCCACCGCTGGACAAAGATCTGCTGTCCGGCCCCTGTAACGCCAGCCACGGCGCCACCCCCACCGCCCCGCCACCGGGGGCCGCGCCAACCTGGACCTTCGCCTCGAACTCGCCGCCGGGGGCGCCCGGCCCCCCAGCCAACCGCAGTCCTGGCACAGTGGAAGCCTCTGGCTTCGGGAAGGGACCCGCGGAAAGCGTCCACCAGGCGTTCGGTCATCCGCGAGACTATGCCATGGACCCTGTGGAAAGAGCCAGGACCACGTCCGGAGCTGGCCACCCTGTCACTTCGCCAGTGAAAGATTCTCCTCGGGAAGGTGCTTTTAAGGTGGACAGGACGGCCCTCCCTTTGCATGCAGGGGGTCCAGCGCTAGGAAGCTCAGCCAACTGGTCAGGGGCCGAGAGCAATACTGGAGCCCTTGGCCTGTCCTCGGAAGGGTGGCGGCagaccttcctcctctccctggggTCCGTGGTGTTCTGGGAGCTGCTGGTGGCCCCTCTGGAGCAGGTGGCAGACGACAGCCTTTATGAGTACCTGGATTTTGTGGATGCCACAGACCGTTACAGAAGCCTGTGGGTCTGGAGGCTGCTGGGCATGTCCGCGGGCGTGTGTGGCATCGGGGCCTTGGTGGGACAGCTGGAATGCTCCCCGGTGACGAGTGGCCCCCGCGGTGCATTGCACTTCTACGGCTACTCCCTGGTCAGCGTGCTGGCTTTACTGGTGAGCGTCGCCTTTCCTGTCCCCGCGTGCAGGCGGCGGGAGCCCAGCTACAGAGCCGTCAAGGCACTGTCTCTGGTGGCGGGGGACCCCCGCCTCCTCGTCCTGGCCCTCACCGTCTTCCTTACAGGAGCAGCCACCAGCACGGTGCAGAACTTTCTGTTCTGGCACATGCAGGACCGCGGGAGCAGCGAGCTGGTCATGGGTGTCTCGGTGGCCCTGGGCTTGGTGGCCGAGATTGCGCTCCATCCGTTGAAAGCGACATTACTTAGGAAACTGACCAGAGTGGGCACcgtggggctgggcctgggctgcCTGGCCGGCCAGCTGCTCTACTACGCCTTCCTGTGGAGCTGGTGGTCCGTCCTCCCCGCTCAGGCCTTGAGCGCCTTCAGCAGCGGGGCTCTGTGGTGGGCAGTGAAGGCCTCGGCCGAGCACCTGGGCACTCCCGGAACCCAGCGGCCCCTGGGCGCCATGTTCCGAGGCCACTTCTCCGGGGGCGGGTCCAGCCTGGGCAGCTTCGTGGGGGGGTTCGTGGTGATGTACTTCGGCCTGGCCGTGCTGTACCAGGCCTGCTGCGTGGTCCTGTTGCTCTGGCTGGCCCTGTTCCTGTCCATCCAGCAGGCGCTGCCCCAGGAGCAGAAAATCAACTACTCAAAACTGCTGGTCATGGAGGCCAGCGACACGAGCGACTCGGAGCAGGGGACCGAACGGGACTGGCTCGTGAGGGCCATGAGGGAGGAGCATTCAGACTAG